GCGCCCTGCTCAACATTCCCGCGAACTACCATGTCCTGTTCCTGCAGGGCGGTGCAAGCCTGCAGTTCTCGATGGTACCCATGAACATCATGAAGCCTGGCGGAAAGGCCGACTACATCATCACCGGCGCGTGGTCGAAGAAGGCCATGAAAGAGGCGAAGCGCGTGGGCACCTGCAACGTCGCGGCCTCCACCGAGAGCGAGAGCTTCACCCGCATCCCCACCCAGGCTGAGCTGAAGCTCGACCCCGAAGCCGACTACGTGCACTTCACCTCGAACAACACCATCTTCGGCACCCAGTGGAAGACCGAGCCCGAGGTGGGCCATGTGCCCCTCGTGTGCGACGCCTCGTCCGACATCATGTGGCGCCCCCTCGACATCAACAAGTACGGCCTCATCTACGCCGGCGCGCAGAAGAACATCGGCCCCTCGGGCGTCACCCTGGTCATCGTGCGCGACGACCTCATCGCACGGTGCGACCCGAACCTGCACACCATGCTCAGCTTCAAGACCCACGTCGACAACAACTCGCTGTACAACACCCCGCCCGTGTTCGGCATCTACATGATCGGCCTCGTCGGCAAGTACCTGCGCAGCATCGGCGGTCTCGAAGCCATGCAGGCGCTCAACGAGAAGAAGGCGGGCATCCTGTATGATGCCATCGACGGCAGCGGCGGCTACTATCGCGGAACCGCACAGACCAGCAGCCGCTCGCTGATGAACGTCACCTTCCGGCTCCCCTCAGAAGACCTCGAGAAGAAGTTCAACAGCGAAGCCACCGCGGCCGGCTTCGACGGCCTCAAGGGACACCGCGACGTAGGCGGCATGCGCGCCTCCATCTACAACGCCTTCCCCATCGAGGGGGTCGAGGCCCTGGTGACCTTCATGGCCGACTTCCAGAAGAAGAACGGCTGACGCCCCGTGCAGGCGGAGACGCGCCTCGAACCCATCGTCGTCACGTCGCCCTTCGATGGGCGCACCCTCGGCACCGTGCCTGCGGCGTCGACCGATGACGTGCGGGCCGCCATCGGCCGTGCCGACGCGGCCGCAGAGGGCTGGGCCGACCTCGGGGTCGACGCGCGTCTTCGCCTGCTCACCGCTGCTCGAGGGGTGCTGCTCGCCCGAAAAGACGAACTGGCTCGCCTCGTGGCTTCAGAGCAAGGCAAACCCGTGATGGAAGCCCTGGTGGCGGAGATCATGAGCGGGCTGAGCGCGCTGACCTACTACATCCACGAGACCCCGAAGCTGCTCGCTGACGCTCCCCGCCGCCATCGGCTCCCCTTCCTGGCCGACAAGCACGCCCGCCTCGAGGTGCGCCCACGAGGGGTGACCAGCGTGCTCTCTCCCTGGAACTACCCCTTCGCCATTCCCTTCTGCGAGATCGCCGCCAACCTTGCGGCAGGCAACGTGGTGCTGCTGCGCCCTTCAACGAGCACACCCCTCATCGCTCTGGCGCTGATCGACATCTTCCACGCCGCCGGCGTGCCGCGAGACGTTCTGCAGGTCATCACCTGTCGGACGCGCGAGGCCGACCCCTTGGTCACCGACCCCCGCGTTCGCCTGCTCATCTTCACCGGAAGCACGGCAGTGGGACGAGAGCTCATGGGCCGGGCATCGAAGACCCTCTGTCGCACCGTGCTCGAGCTGGGCGGCAAGGACCCCTTCATCGTCTTTGCCGATGCGCCCCTCGAGCGCGCCTCGCGCTGCGCCGTATGGTCTGCCTTCATGAACGCGGGGCAGACCTGCTCGTCGACCGAGCGCGTCTACGTGCATCGCTCGGTGATCGAACGCTTCACCGAACGCGTGGTCGAGCTCACCCGCGCGTTGCGCGTGGGAGACCCGCTGGCGCCAGGCACAGACGTAGGCCCGATGACCACCGCCGACGGGGTCGCCACCGTAGAGGCCCAGGTTGCCGACGCCCTGGCCCACGGGGCTGAGGTCGTCATTGGCGGAACCCGAGGCGAAGGGCGGTTCTTTGCGCCCACCGTTCTGCGCAACGTCACCCACGAGATGCGCGTGATGCGCGACGAGACCTTTGGGCCGCTGCTTCCCATCATGGCGTTCGACAGCGAAGACGAAGCCATCCGCCTCGCAAACGCCTGCGACTACGGGCTCACCGCATCGGTCTGGACCGCCGATCGCACGCTGGCGCGTCGCGTGACGCGACGTCTCGAATCCGGCACGGTCACCGTGAACGACGCCAACTTCACCTTCGCCGAAGCGGGTGCGCCCTGGGGCGGGCCCAAGGGTTCCGGCATCGGCCGCACCCACGGCCCCGAGGGCTTTGCCGAGCTGGTCGAGGTGAAGTTCGTCTCTGAAGACTGGAGCATGCGCAACCGTCAGCTCTGGTGGTTCCCCTACGAGCCCGCGCGCACCCGATTGTTCTCGACCTCATTCGAGCTGCTCTTCTCACCCTCGCTCACGACGCGCGTCGCCAGTCTCGTCGGCCTGGTTCCGTGGATGCCCCTGCTGGCCCGAGAAGCAGATCTACCGGTGATCTTGTCGCGCATCCCCCGCATGCTCACCGACTGAGGCCCTGCTTGCGTCTCAAGCGGCGCTCCTCCCCTCAGTCAGACGACTGACGGTGGGTGACGATGAACCGATCGAGCTCGCGCCCGTCCATGCCGATCTGTTGCACGAGCACGCGCCTCGCCGACACATCGACCGCGGTGAACGACCACTCTTCAGTGATGTATCGCGCCGTGAAGGGCTGCCACTGCTTCGGCTGGGCCTGACGCTTCACGTTTGCCAGGGGTGGTCCTCCCCCGCCGGTCACGATGTAGATGGGACCGTCCGGACACGTGCTCTTCTGTCCGTCGTAGACGAGGTCGAGCTTGAACGTGCCGGCCACCGACAGGTTTCGTGAGATCCATCGCCCGTCTGGCTGGCGCCGTGCCTCGAAGCGCGTTGGACGAGATCGCTGGTAGTTGTGGATGTGGCCGCTGAAGACCAGATCCGCCCTCCCCTTCTCGAGAACGTCGACGAGGACACGCATCCACTGGTCTTGCGTCTTGAGCGCCGATGACTGAAACGGCGGGTGATGAAAGACCACGAAACGCCAGGCGGCGTCTCTTGCCCGCTCGAGATCGTCGGCCACCCACCTGCGCAGCGTGGGGTCGGTCCAGTCGACGTAGGGGTTCGAATCGAGCATCAACCAGTGTGCCGCCCCCCAGTCGAACGAGAAGTTCCCCATTCCGGGGAACCGCTCTCCCGCCGCATCCTTGAATGCGCTGACAAAAGGCGCACCACCCACGACAGGGGGCTGGGCGGCGCGAGGTCCGTCGCTGGGCTGAACCCAGCTGTAGTAGTACGCCAGCGAATCGCTGCGGTGCGACAGGTTGATGGGACTTCTGCGCGTTGCGGGGATATCGTGATTGCCCGCAACGGCGGCTACCGGCACCGATCGCATGAGCGGCACGCCCTTCAGGGGTGAGACGCGGTCGCTGTTGTAGACGGGAAAGAAGTTGCGCAGGTAGTCGAACTGGGTTCCACGCGGGTAGGCGATGTCGCCTGGGATGACCATGAGCCCAGGCTGCGTCTTGAAGATGGCGCTCGCCACGCCGCGCTCAGAACCGGAGCCGTCGCCGATATCGCCAAGCACCACTGCGTGGAAGTCTCCGCCCGCACGCGGAGGCGCCACCCCGCTGGCGCGGAAGACCTCACGCCGGTTTCGCGTCACCACGTACTGGAAGCGCTGCTCGGGCACCAGGGGGGTGAGCGCAGCGGTGAGCTGGCGCTGTGGCGCGTCCCCGACGGTCAAGCGGCGTTCGGTGGTCAGGCACGAGACCGCGGGGTCGCCACCCACGCGGAGCGTGACAGCCCACGAAGCCTCTTCATCGGGCACCATCCAGACGAGGGTCAGCCGCGTAGGGTCAGGTCGGGCACCGATCTGAAGGTAGGGCTTGACGACGAATGCAGGCGACTGCGCTCGAGCCGCGACTGGGATGCAGAGCAACGCCAGTACAAGCAGAGCGCGAAGGGGTCTTGGCGCCAAATGTCAGCGACGATCTCGGTCTCGATCTCGGTCGGAGCCGCTGCCCGACGACGTCTTCGGCGTGCTCGAGGGCTTCGGTGTGCTCGAGGGCTTCGGAGAGCACGATGCCTCCGGCTTCGGCGAGCACGTGGGCTTCGGAGAGCACGACGCCTCTGGCTTCGGCGAGCACGTGGGCTTCGGTGAGCACGACGCCTCCGGCTTCGGCGAGCACGTCGGCTTCGGTGAGCACGACGCCTCCGGCTTCGGCGAGCACGTCGGCTTCGGTGAGCACGACGGCTCCGGGCGCGGGGTGCACGTGGGCTTCGGCGTTGCGGTTGGCGAAGGCGTAGGGGTGGCCGAGATCACCGAGGGCAGCATCGTCGGAGGGGTGGGCCCCGCCGCGATGGCGGTGAGCGGCAGGCTCAGCGCGGCCAGGATGGCGAGGGGAAGGATGCGGCGCATGGATGAGGGCCTCCTCTGGAGTTCGATTCGAATGGTTTCAGGGCCCACCGTGCGAATCCCTCTCACGCGCTCTGGTGCGATCCTCCGAAAGGCCGCAGCAAGCGCAAGTCAGAGGTCGGTCCCACGATCCTCGAGCACGCGCATCTCATCGAGGAACCGAAGACGCTCTCGACGCGTGGAGCGTCCAACGATGCCGCGCACACCGTTCTTCTCCCAGCACCAGCGCCGCTCGAGATCGCGGGCGCGCCTTGCGTGGCCCCATCCGCGGCCGCCGGAGCGCCGCTCTGCGTAGTCGGGATCCGGGTGCGGCAGCAGTCGGCGCAGCCCCCCCCACAATCCCGGCACCCGCTCGCATCGGGTGTCGTGGTCGACCCACACCCCCGCCATCTGTGCGACGCGCAAGCCTCGGCGGCTGCAGCGCAGGAAGAACTCCGCGTGCTCTGCCGCGAACACGCGCGCCTCCCACCCACCTGCAGCGCGCACCGAGTCTGTTCGAGCGAGCCACGAGTTCGACACGCGATCACAGTCCACCGCCCCATCGCCCACCACGCCGCGGTGACGGTAGAAGCGCTGGACCGCAAGCCCCTCGTGCATCTCGAAGATGGCGGTGCCATAATCGCCGCGTCCCTGGCACCCGGCCACCAGATCGTAGCCGGTGTCGTGGAGGAAGGTCAGCATGCGCCGCAGGTCGGTGGCCGACGTGAAGACGTGGTCGTCGTCACAGAGAAAGAAGAACGGGGTCTCGACGTGCGCGAGCAGCCGGTTGCGTCCGGCGCCCACCGTATGGGGCGCCCCCTCCGCAGGGTGCAGCCAGCGGATGGCGGGCTGAACGGCGGCGCCGTGCGGGAGCAACGTGTCTCGGCTGTTGTCGCAGACCAGAACCGGAACCGTGGGAAAGTACCGGCGCACCGATTCGAGGAATCGGACGATGCAGCATGGCCGATCGCAGGCCGTCACCACAATGGTGATCTCGCGGGCGAGGTCGCTGTCGTCTGGACCTTCGCTCTGAAGCCCACCGAGCAAGCGACGCCGCGCATCATCGTTCGCCCGCACCCGCGCCGACATCGCCGCACGCCGCTCGAGACGCGCCCAGAGCGCCGCAGCCCCGAGTGCGGCCGCCCACCAAAGCCCCCGCTTCCTCATCGCCCGTCCCCCGGGACGACCGCTGTCAACCACGGCATCGACACGGTATCGGTGACGAGTCCGCTGGCAATGCCCGCGAGTCGCTCGGTCTCGGTCCGGATGACAAGACGCTCGAACTCGTCACGCAGGTGTCCCGCGTGATAGAGCTCGAGCCAGCGGCGCCAGTGGGAGCCGATGGAAGGCGTGTAGCGCGGATTGGCGACCAGCGCAGCAGCACCGATGCGCACCTTGCGCTCGAACTGGCGGTAGCTGCGAATGGGTACATGCAGCACCTCAACCCCACGCCCCGAGACCCGACGCGTGAACGGGTCGACCTGCGCGTCGTGGTTGCCCATGTCGATGGCCCGCACGCGCTCCGGACGCACCATCACCTTGGGCTTGCTCGCGCGATAGATCCACGCGCCGTCTGAACGGGGTCGCGCCACGGCCACGAAGGTGCGCGCGTGAAGAGGCAGATCGGCGTCATCCGGGTCGACGGGCACCAGGTTTCTCGTGCGCACGCGGATGACAGAGGCCCAGTGTCGATTGAACACGTCTTTCAGGTCGCCCGAAGAAGGCACGAAGAACTCGTCGGCATCAGCGCAGATGACCGCGTCTGCACCCATCTCTTCCTGGGCGCGGCGAAGCAGGCGCGTCATGCGCTCCGCCTGGGGATAGTGCGGCGACGGATCGCGCTCGAGGGTCAAGACGCCCCGCTTCTCATAGTCGCGCAAGATGTCGAGCGTCTCGTCGGTGCTGCCGTTGTCGGCCACGAGCATGTGGTCGACTGCGTGCGCGAGATGGTGATCGATGGCGTGCGCAATGATGTCTGCCTCGTTGCGCACGAACATGATGGTGACGAGCGCGCGGGGACGGCTCATCTGCCCCCCCCCGGCCCATCACCGCTCGGCGGACAGGAGGTCGAGCCCTGACCGCGTCGGGCGCGCAGAGCCGTGCGGAAGACCGCGATGGGAGCGTGCATGGCGTCGAGCGGTTTCGTGCCGGCGCGATGCAACTCCTGGAGACAGCGACAGCGCTCAGGCCAGGGCGTCGATGGCATCGAGGGCCCCATCGGAGGTGCGGGGGACGAACTTGCGCGCGAACAGATGGCCGCTGCGCGCCAGTGCGGGAACATCATCGAGCGTGAGGGCGCGGGGGTGCGGTCCCCCGTCGAAGTCGATGAAGCGCAGGTTGTGCCCCGCCAGCGCGTGTCGGAACGGTGACTGCATGGCGATGCTCTGGAAGAGCATCTCGTCGGGCACGCGGGTGAGGCGAAAGAACCGCATCACATCCGGACGGCGGTCACAGAACGCGACGAAGTAGCGCGCCAGGGCGCCCGTGACGGTGAACCAGCCAGAGCCGAGGTGGATCTCGAGGGGCGGCGTGCGCGGCGCGAGGGCCGCGTTCAGCACGCGCTCGACGGGGCGACGCAGGCGCGCGCACGACAGCCACTGATCGAGGTGAAACCGCTCGTAGCGCGACGCCTCCTCGGGTCGCGCACGCACCTCGATGAACTCACCCCCGCCCGCGAGCAGGGAACGCATGGCGTCAGCCCCGCACAGCGGGTAGTCATGGCCGCTGAGCAGATGCACGTAGTCCGGCGATTCGCGCATCACGGCGCGCAATCCGCCGAGCGCGGCCCAGACCACGCTCATGCAGCCCCAGCGCACCGGGATGCGCGGTCTCACCCAGCGCACGTCGGGCGGAACGCCTTCCGAGAAGACGCGCAGGTCGGCGCGGGCGTCGAGATGCACGTAGACGGTCCCCATCTCGACCAGACGGCGCAGAAGGCGCCGCAGCTGGGCGGGATCGCGGTGGGCCAGAACCAGGCTTGCGATGCGCACGCCGCTCGCTTTTCACAGCCGTGCGCCCGCGTCCTGCCGCGGACGCGTGCCGTCTCGAAAGCCCCCGCGACCATGCCGCGCTGGCCCTTTCAGCGATGGCCTCTCGCTGCGCCGTCTGCCGGGAAGGTGCCATTCTCCACCCGAATCCACTGCGGCGGCAGCAGGGTGGCCATCAGCTGCGCATCGCCCTTGGAATCGGGCAGCCACCGCGATGGCGCGCGCACCGTCTTCTCGGGCGACGACGCGAGCCACGCCCCCCACCACGAGTAGGTGCTGTTGGCGATGATGTGATGACGGCACAGCGTCATCAACCGCAGATCGTTGACCGGATCGCGCTTAGACAGCGGCAGGTCGACGACCTCGCAGTCGGCCTGTGTGAAGTGCGAGCGACACCAGGCCGGGTCGTCAGAGAAGACGAAGAAGCGACAGGCCTCGTGCTGCTCGCGGCAGTGCTGCATCGCGGTGGCGTACCACGCGAGATCGAGCAGGTCGCGCCCGATGCGCAGATAGTCGGTGCGCCGCACATGAACGGCCACCGAGATGCACGCGGCGATGCGCGCCTCGACGGCCGCCGTGGCCGCGTCGTTCGGCGGCGTGATGACGAGCTCGCGTCGAATCGTGCTCGCGATCGCCTGGAAGTAGCGCTCGCTCTGGAAATAGCCGTTGAGACAGGTGTCATTGGGGAGATCGAGCACCGCCGAAGAGAATTCGAGCGACGGCTCTTCATAGGGGTGCAGGCCACGGCCGGGCGCGCGTGTCGAGAGCTCGGCCTCGAGGCTGAATCGACGCAGCTGGGCCACCACCCACGAGGCTCGCCAGTCGAGCAGGCGCCGCTTGTGCGAGAGGTTGAGGCGAAGCGTCGTGCCACGACGCAGCGCCAGCGCGCGGCCGGCCGCATACTCGAAGAGCCAGTTGCCCAGCCGACCGTTCAGCACGACTTCGATCACGCGAGGGGGTTTCCACACCCCCTGCACGGCTCCTGGAAGGGTTCGTGTCACGCTGCAACCGAACTGACGGCGAATGACCGACGTGGGCGTCTTCATCATGAGCCACCGCCAGACCGTCTCCGCCCAGCGTCTGGCTGAAGCATTCCGCCCCCTCGTGCCCACGTGGCTGGTCGACATGGGCTCGCTCCTGACCGAAGACGAGCGCGCCGGCTTCGACCGCGTGCTGCCCAATCTCTACTACGTCGGCGCCCTTCAAGAAGGGATGCGCTGGTTCGACACCCCCGGGCGATCGCGCGACGACGTTCTCCTGGTCATCACGGGGGACGTCTCGGTGCCAGACGCTGCCGCCCTCGTCGCCGACGTGCGCCAGGCCATGTCGAACCCTCGCGTGGGCGTCTATGCACCCGCCTGCCGCTCAGGGGTGCGCAGCATGCGCCATCATCCAGGCGCAAACCTGCGCACCGTTCCCTTCGTGGAGGGGTACTGCTTCGCGGCGCGCTTCCATCTGCTCGCCGATCTGCCTCTCGAACCCGAGGTGAATCGCATCGGATGGGGCATCGACGTCTATCTCGGCTTTCTGGCGCTGCGCTGCGGTCTCGTGAGCGTGGTCGACCATCGACGCCCCGTCGACCACCCGATCCGCACCGGTTACGCCAAGCGCGACGCGCGCGATCAGATGAACGCGTGGCTCGCGCGTCGGTCCTGGCCCGGACGGCTGTTCCGGTTTGTCACGAAGCTGCCCTTCGCCCATCACCCGCTCGCGGCCTCTACCATCGTGCGCCTGCCGTGGCGCGGCCTAGGGAGATGACGGCGCGCGCAGAGACGTTGCCGCGGCGTCGTATGCGCAGGTCAGGCTCCGATGGGGGTGCGTCCCCCCGCGCGGCGGATGCGGGCCAGCCAGTGATCGTTCGTCAGCCGCTCGAGCACATCGGCATCGAGGCGTGGCCCGAAGCGCTGCTGCCATGCCACCAGGCGTGCGGGCGTCACCTCGCGCCAGTCGTCGACGATGACGACAGGGTACTCGGCATAGAGCGCATCGAGAGGCGAGGTCTTGACGATGGGAATGGTCCCGAGAAACAGCGCCTCCCACACCCGGAAAGTATCCATGCCGTTCCCCTGCGGACACGCCTCGAACGCATGATCGCCATGCCGGCGCCAGCAGTCGACCTGACGCAGGCGGTGCTCAGGGAACCAGCAGTGGGCCTGCCCGTGCAACGCGGCGAAGGCCTCCACCCGCGCGGGGACCTTCTCATAGTGCGACATGATCTTGGAGTTCTTGGTGAACGTGCAGAGCACGCGCAACGGCCGGTCCCGGGGCAGCCCTTCGCGAACGCGACACAACGTGACCTGATCGCCGATGTCGTTGCGCGTGACGGTGAGATCGAGGGGCGTGCGACCGGCGAGCATGGTCAGGATGAAGCCGAGCCGCTTCTCGAGGCGCGTGTAGACGGGGTTGTCGAAGCCGATGGGCAGGCGGGTGAGCCTCTCGTGGGCATGGGGCACATCGCAGTTCTGCGCGAACCAGTGCAGGATGTGCGGGTGCTCGAGCAGCCCCTCGAAGCGCTTCACCGGGCTCAGGTCAGACTCACCGGTCACCAGCACGAAGGGGGCCGTGGCGTGCGGCAGCACGTGCGCGACGAACGCCGCGAGCTCGCTCGTCTTCACGTGAACCGATGCCCCCGCAGGGAGACGGGCCAGCCCAGGGCCGAGAAAGCGGGTCGGCACCTGGGGTCGTCGACGGTGCTCGATGTTCGAATCCCAGTCGACGACGAAATCACACCCCTCGCGCAGCCCTTCTGAGTGAACGAGGTGCAAGCCGCGCGCCGCGGCAGGGCAGTGACAGCCCAGGCCGGGCCGATGCGTGCAGAGCGTGGGGCGCAGGCGGGCACGCAGCGATCCGTGCCCCTCGGCCACGGCTCTGAGGGAACGCTGCAACAGGTCTTCGAGCGCAAGCAAGGTGCGCTTGACGAGATTCACGTGTCGGTGTTGGCGCCGTTCGCCATCGCCCCCTGCCGCGCGTTCCTCCGCCCCAGACCTGTCCACGCCGCGGCCACTGTCGAGGCCGCCCCACCCGGTCGCGAGGAGCCGAACGCACGACACGCAGAATACAGGCGCTCATGAGACCCCGCCCTGCGGCCTGCTGAGCCACACCCCTCGCCATGAAGCCATCGGTCTGCTTCGTCACATGTGAGCTCCACCCGTTCAACGGCGGCGGCATCGGCCGCCTGTTGCGCAACCTCATCGACGAGCACCACAGGGATGTCGACATGCACGTGATGCTCGCGTCGGCCTATCCCCTGCCCACGACCGACGGTGGCGGAACGCTCGAGGGCGTCACCGTGCATCACGCACCCATGAGCCGCTGGCACAAGCTCGTCGGCACGGCCCACGAGCACCGCATGTCACTCGAGATCTCTCACGCCCTGGTGCGGCTCGCAAAGACCGTGCGCTTCGACTTCGTCGAGTTCCACGACTTCCGCGGCTGGGGGGCGGCTGCGCTCGAGACGCGCGACTGGCAACACGGCCCCATCGTCGTTCGCCTGCACGGCACCACCGGCATCATCCGCGCCCACGAGGCGCGCGCGACCCCCATCGACGCGTTCAACGTCGCCCTCGAGCGACGGGCCCTCGACAGCGCCCATCGCCTCATTGCGCCGCTGCCATCGGTGATCGACGCCTACCAGCGGTTCTATGGGTTTCCCGACGCCTGGCGCCGGCGCGTGGAGATCGCGTTCCCACCCGTTGCCCCGCCGTCGGCGGAATGCGTGCAGCGGCCGGCGCGCGAACGCGACCTGGTGTTTGTGACCCGCGTGTCACGCGTGAAGCAACCCGACCTCTTCGTGCAGGCGGCGGCCCGCTTCATGCAGCGCGTACCCGAGTTTGCGGGGCGCGCCGTTCTCGCAAGCACGGTGGAAGACGCGGGCCTCTTCGCCGAGGTGATGTCTGCCATCGACCGCGACCTTGCAGACCGGTTCGTGCACGTGACCGATCCGCAAGCGCGCGCGGCTGCCGTGACCGGCAGCATTGCGGTCATCCCCTCGAGCTTCGAGACGCTCTCCCTGGCGGCCTATGAAGCCGCGGCCAGCGGCGCCACCCTGGTGGTGAACCAACGCTGCCCCGCCTTCGCCGACGGCACGCCGTTCGCCGCGCCTGAAGCGGCCTTCCGCTTCGACGGGACCGTCGACGACCTCACCCGATGCCTCGAGATGGCCTGGCGGTCGCCACGGCTCCCCGGTCCACGATGGCAGGCCGATCGCCCTTACTGGGAGCGCCCGCAACACCCCGCGTGAAGGTCACACACTCCCCTGCCCCACAGGCCAGCGTGGGCGCAACAGGGCAAGCGCACGACGAGAACGAACGGGGCCGTTCAGTCGAGAATCGGAGAGCGACATGCTGAAATCGATCGCAAAGATCGCGGCCCTGTCAGCAGCGGCGAAGCTGGCACACATGGTCTACCTCGAGCTGCGCAACGCCCATCACGTCTGGCACGACCCATGCATCACCCCCGCGGCGACGCGCGACGAGATCATTCACGTCGTGCGCACCTTCGCACGCGTGGCCGATGCCCACGGCCTGCGCTGGTGGCTCGACTACGGCACCCTGCTCGGCGCCTGGCGCATCAGCGGTCAGATGCCCTTCGACCACGACTGTGACGTATCGCTGATGGCCGAGGACATCGAGATCGCCCGCGCCTGCGCACGAGAGCTGGCCGACCACGGAATCGAGCTGCGGCTCGAGCGCACCTCTCTCTTCTACAAGGGCAGGAAGATCGGTGACGCCGAGCTCTGGTACAGGCACGGCGACCTGCTGTGCCGCGAAGCCGATCTGTCGACCCGCGAGGGGCTGCTCATCTGGTTGCGCAGATACACCGACGACTTTCCCGCCGCGTGGGTCGAGAAGCGCTGGGAGATCATGTTCGAAGGTGACTTCTACCCTTGCCCCAGCAGGCCTGAGCGCCTGCTGCGCAAGCGATATCCCACCTGCTGGCTGAGCCTGAGAATGGTCTTTCCGCACAAGCAGCGATGCTGGTTCTCTGCAGACTTCTGGAAGGCGGCGTGGATGATCTGGCGCTCGCGCCAGGGCCCCGTGCTGCGCAGACCCGAGACCCGGTAGCGTCTCCACGGGCCTGATGGCGGCAGACCGAGGGGCGTCAGCGCGAGGCCTGCCGCACCCCGAGAGGCCCAGACATCGGCGTCTCGCGCTGCCCCTCGATGAGCTGCCACCATCGCTCTCCCACCTCGCGAGGAGCAAGACCCTGAATGGCGCTCAGATTCGCGCTCCCCGCCTCGCGCATGCGTGACGCATCGAGGGCCTCGGTGAGCCGGGCCTCGAGATTCGCAGCGTCTCGAAAGAAAGACACCTGCAGACCGAGACGAGCGGTCTCGGCCCGTATCACCGGCAGGTCTGACGCGATGATGGCACGGCCATGCTGGGCCGCCAGGTGCATCACGCCCGATGTGCCCGAATCGCTCTCGTACGGAAGCACGACGGCTCGGGCGCGACGAAACAGCGCCGGCAGATCACGTTCCTCGACATACCCCTCGAACGTCACGCGCGCATCGGCCACCCGCCGCCGTAGCGCTTCGAGAAACCCCGGGAAACGAGGATGAGACGCCCCCGCCACGATGAGACGCGCGCCCGGTACGCGGCGCACCGCCGCTATCAGCCCCTCGAGGCTCTTGCCCGGCCCCCAGTAGCCGAAGGCAAGCAGGGTCGGCGCCCCGTCTGCCTCTTCAAACCCGGGCTCCCCGAGCGGCCCCAGAAGGCCGTGCTCCATGTGCAAGGTCATCGCCGACCGATACCGCTCGCGAAAGTACGCCACGTCACGCGGCAGGGTGAAGGCCACGGCGTGGGCTCGGGCGGCGAGCATGCAGGCCACGTGGATGCCGATGTGGTGCCAGGGTGCCAGCCGGTAGCGGGATGTGCCGGTGAGCGTCTGGGGAAGGTAGTGCAGCAGCACGATGGTGCGTGTCTCACGGGCCACCCTCGCCATGCCCCAGAACGCCGAGAGATTCGAGACGTTCGATCCCCACGCATTGAAGCTCGCGTTGAACAGCACGGCGTCGGGGCGCAA
This region of Pseudomonadota bacterium genomic DNA includes:
- a CDS encoding glycosyltransferase, coding for MIMHLAVVSNWYPDGRANSEYGPHLVESLRQARPDCRITVLAGRPATSVDDAAGVAVERAWRHGGVDVAGDLVRCVRRLRPDAVLFNASFNAWGSNVSNLSAFWGMARVARETRTIVLLHYLPQTLTGTSRYRLAPWHHIGIHVACMLAARAHAVAFTLPRDVAYFRERYRSAMTLHMEHGLLGPLGEPGFEEADGAPTLLAFGYWGPGKSLEGLIAAVRRVPGARLIVAGASHPRFPGFLEALRRRVADARVTFEGYVEERDLPALFRRARAVVLPYESDSGTSGVMHLAAQHGRAIIASDLPVIRAETARLGLQVSFFRDAANLEARLTEALDASRMREAGSANLSAIQGLAPREVGERWWQLIEGQRETPMSGPLGVRQASR